In the Helianthus annuus cultivar XRQ/B chromosome 11, HanXRQr2.0-SUNRISE, whole genome shotgun sequence genome, one interval contains:
- the LOC110891129 gene encoding FH protein interacting protein FIP2 isoform X3, which translates to MTMDSNATSSIVRLNIGGYEFLTTVDTLTHREPQSMLAAMFSGRHTVYKDPEKGYVFVDRDGMHFRHILNWLRDGVAPISNLSDLECSELLQEAEYYQLLGLVDRINEVLNKKKKDEQMDTDLTRADIIKYCIKRSRNFCLRGVNLSGLDLSKMNLMSFNLSHACLKNVILSGAYLEGANLEGANLEGANLKGASLRQANLKGANLKGAKLQGADIRDVRHLEDAELDGANLVGAIR; encoded by the exons ATGACAATGGACTCCAACGCTACTTCTTCGATTGTTCGTCTCAATATAG GTGGATATGAATTTCTCACTACCGTTGATACGCTAACTCATAGGGAGCCTCAGTCGATGCTTGCTGCCATGTTCAGTGGTCGCCACACTGTTTACAAAGACCCTGAGAAA GGGTATGTGTTTGTTGACCGGGATGGGATGCACTTTCGGCATATTTTAAATTGGTTGAGGGACGGTGTGGCTCCCATTTCCAACTTGTCTGATTTAGAGTGTTCAGAGCTTTTGCAGGAAGCGGAATACTATCAGCTTCTT GGACTGGTGGACAGGATAAATGAGGTCTTgaacaagaagaagaaggatgAACAAATGGATACTGACTTAACACGCGCTGATATTATCAAATATTGCATCAAACGTTCCAGAAATTTCTGTTTAAGAGGAGTAAATCTCTCTGGACTTGATCTTTCAAAGATG AACTTGATGTCGTTCAACCTGAGCCATGCATGCCTCAAAAACGTGATCTTATCAG GTGCATATTTGGAGGGAGCCAATCTAGAAGGAGCTAATCTGGAAGGAGCCAATTTAAAG GGTGCCAGTTTGAGACAAGCCAATTTGAAGGGTGCAAATTTGAAGGGTGCAAAGCTTCAAGGTGCTGATATTCGTGATGTGAGG CATTTGGAAGACGCGGAGCTGGATGGAGCAAATTTAGTTGGGGCGATTAGATGA
- the LOC110891131 gene encoding FH protein interacting protein FIP2-like, with protein sequence MQDLSGAELSYACLKNVLFSDANLSEAFFVRTNLQSANLQDACLTKCNFYGADLRYAHLQTADLTHANLVKANLEGANLKGAKLNNANLSYANLCNADLEGANLDGASLFEAIR encoded by the exons ATGCAGGACTTGTCGGGTGCAGAATTGAGCTATGCATGCCTCAAAAACGTTTTATTTTCCGATGCTAATCTTAGTGAAGCCTTTTTTGTGAGGACCAATCTTCAGAGTGCAAACTTACAAG ATGCTTGCTTGACAAAATGTAACTTCTACGGTGCAGACCTGCGATATGCACATCTCCAG acCGCTGATCTCACACATGCGAATTTGGTGAAAGCCAATCTGGAAGGAGCCAATTTAAAG GGTGCCAAATTGAATAATGCCAATTTGAGTTATGCAAATCTTTGTAATGCA GATTTGGAAGGCGCGAACCTAGACGGGGCGAGTTTATTTGAGGCGATTAGGTGA
- the LOC110891129 gene encoding FH protein interacting protein FIP2 isoform X4: protein MTMDSNATSSIVRLNIGGYEFLTTVDTLTHREPQSMLAAMFSGRHTVYKDPEKGYVFVDRDGMHFRHILNWLRDGVAPISNLSDLECSELLQEAEYYQLLGLVDRINEVLNKKKKDEQMDTDLTRADIIKYCIKRSRNFCLRGVNLSGLDLSKMNLMSFNLSHACLKNVILSGAYLEGANLEGANLEGANLKGASLRQANLKGANLKGAKLQGADIRDVRHLEDAELDGANLVGAIR, encoded by the exons GTGGATATGAATTTCTCACTACCGTTGATACGCTAACTCATAGGGAGCCTCAGTCGATGCTTGCTGCCATGTTCAGTGGTCGCCACACTGTTTACAAAGACCCTGAGAAA GGGTATGTGTTTGTTGACCGGGATGGGATGCACTTTCGGCATATTTTAAATTGGTTGAGGGACGGTGTGGCTCCCATTTCCAACTTGTCTGATTTAGAGTGTTCAGAGCTTTTGCAGGAAGCGGAATACTATCAGCTTCTT GGACTGGTGGACAGGATAAATGAGGTCTTgaacaagaagaagaaggatgAACAAATGGATACTGACTTAACACGCGCTGATATTATCAAATATTGCATCAAACGTTCCAGAAATTTCTGTTTAAGAGGAGTAAATCTCTCTGGACTTGATCTTTCAAAGATG AACTTGATGTCGTTCAACCTGAGCCATGCATGCCTCAAAAACGTGATCTTATCAG GTGCATATTTGGAGGGAGCCAATCTAGAAGGAGCTAATCTGGAAGGAGCCAATTTAAAG GGTGCCAGTTTGAGACAAGCCAATTTGAAGGGTGCAAATTTGAAGGGTGCAAAGCTTCAAGGTGCTGATATTCGTGATGTGAGG CATTTGGAAGACGCGGAGCTGGATGGAGCAAATTTAGTTGGGGCGATTAGATGA